In Thermodesulfobacteriota bacterium, a genomic segment contains:
- a CDS encoding DUF2188 domain-containing protein, producing the protein MAKSKNYKIDTSKIKKNLKVASSIAYIHVIPQKDRWVVKREGSYKSYGTFSTKSDAIVRARSLAKKVSSNDILVHRKDATIEKWEKAS; encoded by the coding sequence ATGGCTAAATCAAAAAATTACAAAATCGATACCTCTAAAATTAAAAAGAATTTGAAAGTTGCAAGTTCGATTGCATACATTCATGTAATCCCCCAAAAAGATAGATGGGTTGTCAAGAGAGAAGGCTCATATAAGTCCTATGGCACCTTTAGTACAAAAAGTGATGCAATTGTCCGTGCAAGATCGCTTGCTAAAAAAGTTAGCTCCAATGACATATTAGTTCATAGAAAAGATGCTACAATTGAAAAGTGGGAAAAAGCTTCGTAG